A single region of the Sphingobium sp. EP60837 genome encodes:
- the recA gene encoding recombinase RecA codes for MTAMLSLIDSKKTGTMDRQKALEAALSQIDRAFGKGSAMKLGSREKIEIEAIPTGSLGLDIALGIGGLPRGRIIEIYGPESSGKTTLALHAIAEAQKTGGIAAFVDAEHALDPAYAKKLGVDIDELIVSQPDTGEQALEIVDTLVRSNAIDVLVIDSVAALVPRAEIEGEMGDSHVGLQARLMSQALRKLTGSISRSKCLVIFINQVRMKIGVMYGNPETTTGGNALKFYASVRLDIRRTGQIKDRDDIVGNATRVKVVKNKVAPPFKQVEFDIMYGEGISKIGEILDLGVKAGVVEKSGAWFSYDSVRIGQGRENAKTFLKENPEMADRLERAIRGKTEEVAEGMMTGPEAEDDGE; via the coding sequence ATGACAGCAATGCTCTCACTCATCGATTCCAAGAAGACAGGGACAATGGACAGACAGAAAGCATTGGAAGCGGCCCTTTCCCAGATTGATCGCGCCTTTGGTAAAGGCTCGGCAATGAAGCTGGGCAGCCGCGAGAAGATCGAGATCGAAGCGATCCCGACCGGATCGCTGGGGCTCGACATCGCACTCGGAATAGGGGGCCTGCCGCGCGGTCGCATCATTGAAATTTACGGGCCGGAAAGCTCGGGCAAGACGACGCTGGCGTTGCATGCCATCGCCGAAGCGCAAAAGACGGGCGGCATCGCCGCCTTCGTCGATGCCGAACATGCCCTTGACCCTGCCTATGCCAAGAAGCTCGGCGTCGATATCGACGAGCTGATTGTGTCACAGCCGGATACGGGCGAACAAGCACTGGAGATCGTAGATACCCTCGTCCGCTCCAACGCGATCGACGTTCTGGTGATCGACTCGGTTGCAGCCCTCGTCCCTCGCGCGGAAATTGAAGGCGAGATGGGCGACAGCCATGTCGGCCTGCAGGCCCGTCTGATGAGCCAGGCGTTGCGCAAGCTGACAGGTTCGATCTCGCGCTCCAAATGCCTCGTCATCTTCATCAACCAGGTCCGCATGAAGATCGGCGTCATGTACGGGAATCCGGAAACGACGACCGGCGGCAATGCGCTTAAGTTCTACGCCTCGGTCCGTCTGGACATTCGCCGCACCGGCCAGATCAAGGATCGCGACGATATCGTCGGCAATGCAACCCGCGTGAAGGTGGTGAAAAACAAGGTTGCGCCACCGTTCAAGCAGGTCGAATTCGACATCATGTATGGTGAGGGCATTTCGAAGATCGGCGAGATTCTCGACCTGGGCGTTAAGGCTGGCGTGGTCGAGAAGTCGGGGGCCTGGTTCTCCTATGACTCGGTTCGCATCGGCCAGGGCCGCGAGAACGCTAAGACCTTCCTCAAGGAAAATCCCGAAATGGCCGACCGTCTGGAACGGGCCATTCGCGGCAAGACCGAAGAGGTCGCCGAAGGGATGATGACCGGACCCGAAGCGGAGGATGATGGCGAATAA
- a CDS encoding response regulator: MSDSKTILVVEDEAMIGMMLEDYLDTLGYRLHAIAVSVEEACDHARRGGFDAALVDCNLQGEKSWPVADLLAESGIPFIFATGGMADDVPSSHSDRPTLAKPYTIGAVERALTKVLAV; encoded by the coding sequence ATGTCGGACAGCAAGACCATCCTGGTGGTCGAGGATGAAGCGATGATCGGCATGATGCTGGAAGATTATCTCGACACCCTAGGATACCGGTTGCATGCTATCGCTGTGTCGGTTGAAGAGGCGTGCGATCATGCGCGCAGGGGCGGCTTTGACGCCGCGTTGGTCGATTGCAATCTTCAGGGCGAAAAAAGCTGGCCCGTCGCCGACCTGCTTGCAGAAAGTGGCATTCCCTTCATTTTCGCTACGGGCGGCATGGCCGATGATGTCCCGTCGAGCCATTCGGACCGTCCGACGCTGGCGAAACCCTATACGATCGGGGCGGTTGAGCGCGCTTTGACGAAGGTGCTCGCAGTCTAA